Genomic segment of Syntrophomonadaceae bacterium:
CATTAGGCAGCTCGAAGCCCTGGTAGTCAACGGGAACGGCTGCAATCCGCCGCGCGGGCACGTTTAACAAAGAGCAGACCCGCAATCCTGCTGGTTCGCGGGATTTTAAGTTGCGCAACAGGTAATTTAGGCTAAGACCAGTGTCAACAATATCTTCAATGATCAGCACTTCCTTGCCAGCGATATTGACATCCAAATCCTTGGTAATGCGCACGATGCCTAGGGGGCCTGATCCCTTAACATAACTGGAAATGCTGATAAAATCGAGGACAAAAGGAATCA
This window contains:
- the hpt gene encoding hypoxanthine phosphoribosyltransferase; the protein is MKHRLEPLLGQEEIQAQIVRLGSKISQDYAGKELVLISVLRGSVYFAVDLSRQLMIPFVLDFISISSYVKGSGPLGIVRITKDLDVNIAGKEVLIIEDIVDTGLSLNYLLRNLKSREPAGLRVCSLLNVPARRIAAVPVDYQGFELPNVYAVGYGLDYHEEYRNLMEIFALVEEP